From the genome of Gavia stellata isolate bGavSte3 chromosome 3, bGavSte3.hap2, whole genome shotgun sequence, one region includes:
- the SOX17 gene encoding transcription factor SOX-17, which yields MSSPDAGYASSDDQAQGRCSLPTMMPAMGPGPCPWAESLSPLGEAKAKGEAAPSGPAGGRSKSEARIRRPMNAFMVWAKDERKRLAQQNPDLHNAELSKMLGKSWKALSLAEKRPFVEEAERLRVQHMQDHPNYKYRPRRRKQVKRLKRVESGFLQHGLAEAAGPGLGSEAGGGGGRMCVEGLGLPYAEQGYAAAAGHYRDCPPLGAAFDGYSLPTPDPSPLDAAESEAPFFAAGLQEECALVPYGYAPHPAAEYPPAAAESPAGAALRRHLPPGEALGPGGSLQGLLGCPAPLHAYYGQACQPPGPGRGPPPLPPGAVGQPSPPPEAAPCREQLEHLPQEELLGEVDRTEFEQYLRFACKPELGLPFAGHDAAGLPAPEGAGPISSAVSDASTAVYYCGYPDV from the exons ATGAGCAGCCCCGATGCGGGCTACGCCAGCAGCGACGACCAGGCGCAGGGGCGGTGCTCGCTCCCCACCATGATGCCGGCCATGGGCCCGGGCCCGTGCCCGTGGGCAGAGTCGCTGAGCCCGCTGGGCGAGGCGAAGGCGAAGGGCGAGGCGGCGccgtcggggccggcgggcggccggAGCAAGAGCGAGGCGCGGATCCGGCGGCCCATGAACGCCTTCATGGTGTGGGCGAAGGACGAGCGCAAGCGGCTGGCGCAGCAGAACCCGGACCTGCACAACGCCGAGCTCAGCAAGATGCTGG GTAAATCGTGGAAGGCGCTGTCGCTGGCGGAGAAGCGTCCGTTCGTGGAGGAGGCGGAGCGGCTGCGGGTGCAGCACATGCAGGACCACCCCAACTACAAGTaccggccgcggcggcggaaGCAGGTGAAGCGCCTGAAGCGGGTGGAGAGCGGCTTCCTGCAGCACGGCCtggcggaggcggcggggcccgggctGGGCAGCgaggccggcggcggcggcggcaggatGTGCGTGGAGGGTCTGGGCCTGCCCTACGCCGAGCAGGGCtacgcggcggcggcgggccaCTACCGGGACTGTCCGCCGCTGGGCGCCGCCTTCGACGGCTACAGCCTGCCGACGCCGGACCCGTCGCCGCTGGACGCGGCGGAGAGCGAGGCGCCCTTCTTCGCGgcggggctgcaggaggagtgCGCGCTGGTGCCCTACGGCTACGCCCCGCACCCGGCGGCCGAGTacccgccggcggcggccgagAGCCCGGCGGGCGCCGCGCTGCGCCGGCACCTGCCGCCCGGCGAGGCGCTGGGGCCGGGCGGCTCgctgcaggggctgctgggctgcccGGCGCCGCTGCACGCCTACTACGGGCAGGCGTGCCagccgccgggcccggggcgcggcccgccgccgctgccgccgggggCCGTCGGGCAGCCGTCGCCGCCGCCCGAGGCGGCGCCGTGCCGGGAGCAGCTGGAGCACTTGCcgcaggaggagctgctgggcgAGGTGGACCGCACCGAGTTCGAGCAGTACCTGCGCTTCGCCTGCAAGCCcgagctggggctgcccttcGCGGGCCACGACGCCGCCGGGCTGCCGGCGCCCGAGGGCGCGGGGCCCATCTCCTCGGCGGTGTCGGACGCCAGCACCGCCGTCTACTACTGCGGCTACCCCGACGTGTGA
- the LOC132316748 gene encoding transcription factor SOX-17-like produces MSSPDAGYASSDDQAQGRCSLPTMMPAMGPCPWAESLSPLGEAKAKGEAAPSGPAGGRSKSEARIRRPMNAFMVWAKDERKRLAQQNPDLHNAELSKMLGKSWKALSLAEKRPFVEEAERLRVQHMQDHPNYKYRPRRRKQVKRLKRVESGFLQHGLAEAAGPGLGSEAGGGGGRMCVEGLGLPYAEQGYAAAAGHYRDCPPLGAAFDGYSLPTPDPSPLDAAESEAPFFAAGLQEECALVPYGYAPHPAAEYPPAAAESPAGAALRRHLPPGEALGPGGSLQGLLGCPAPLHAYYGQACQPPGPGRGPPPLPPGAVGQPSPPPEAAPCREQLEHLPQEELLGEVDRTEFEQYLRFACKPELGLPFAGHDAAGLPAPEGAGPISSAVSDASSAVYYCGYPDV; encoded by the exons ATGAGCAGCCCCGATGCGGGCTACGCCAGCAGCGACGACCAGGCGCAGGGGCGGTGCTCGCTCCCCACCATGATGCCGGCCATGGGCCCCTGCCCGTGGGCAGAGTCGCTGAGCCCGCTGGGCGAGGCGAAGGCGAAGGGCGAGGCGGCGccgtcggggccggcgggcggccggAGCAAGAGCGAGGCGCGGATCCGGCGGCCCATGAACGCCTTCATGGTGTGGGCGAAGGACGAGCGCAAGCGGCTGGCGCAGCAGAACCCGGACCTGCACAACGCCGAGCTCAGCAAGATGCTGG GTAAATCGTGGAAGGCGCTGTCGCTGGCGGAGAAGCGTCCGTTCGTGGAGGAGGCGGAGCGGCTGCGGGTGCAGCACATGCAGGACCACCCCAACTACAAGTaccggccgcggcggcggaaGCAGGTGAAGCGCCTGAAGCGGGTGGAGAGCGGCTTCCTGCAGCACGGCCtggcggaggcggcggggcccgggctGGGCAGCgaggccggcggcggcggcggcaggatGTGCGTGGAGGGTCTGGGCCTGCCCTACGCCGAGCAGGGCtacgcggcggcggcgggccaCTACCGGGACTGTCCGCCGCTGGGCGCCGCCTTCGACGGCTACAGCCTGCCGACGCCGGACCCGTCGCCGCTGGACGCGGCGGAGAGCGAGGCGCCCTTCTTCGCGgcggggctgcaggaggagtgCGCGCTGGTGCCCTACGGCTACGCCCCGCACCCGGCGGCCGAGTacccgccggcggcggccgagAGCCCGGCGGGCGCCGCGCTGCGCCGGCACCTGCCGCCCGGCGAGGCGCTGGGGCCGGGCGGCTCgctgcaggggctgctgggctgcccGGCGCCGCTGCACGCCTACTACGGGCAGGCGTGCCagccgccgggcccggggcgcggcccgccgccgctgccgccgggggCGGTCGGGCAGCCGTCGCCGCCGCCCGAGGCGGCGCCGTGCCGGGAGCAGCTGGAGCACTTGCcgcaggaggagctgctgggcgAGGTGGACCGCACCGAGTTCGAGCAGTACCTGCGCTTCGCCTGCAAGCCcgagctggggctgcccttcGCGGGCCACGACGCCGCCGGGCTGCCGGCGCCCGAGGGCGCGGGGCCCATCTCCTCGGCGGTGTCGGACGCCAGCAGCGCCGTCTACTACTGCGGCTACCCCGACGTGTGA